The Falco biarmicus isolate bFalBia1 chromosome 1, bFalBia1.pri, whole genome shotgun sequence DNA segment GAAAGATTGCCCTGGACTGTTCCAAGTGCTTCTACAATCAGCTGGTGGTCTCCTTCATTGATTTTCTCCCACTGAGGCAATATCTCAGCATTAGGCGCTAGTCAATGACTCCTAGTAGAGAGGATCACAGTGGGTGTCCTAACTTGCTTAAATCACTTGTCATCCTTTATTTAGGAGTACTTTAGCATCTATACCACTTAAGATTCCCAGTCCTGTCCCTATGATAGTAGTTGCATCCCGTTTTCTTCACTTTGAAGGCGTAAGGATTCTCCCATGTAACCATGCTGCCCACCCTGTGTAGGATATATCTAAGAATGGTGAACAGAttggtttgatttattttttttattatgattaaTTTGCATCAATAGTCCTGCTCATCTAAGGGTCCATGAGGGAGTAAATACCATTTGTTGCTGTCCTATGTACTTGATTGCATATGGTTCAATTTCAGGTAACTGATTAGTGGACTTGAGGTAGGATTTACGGTGGTGGGCAGAGAAACAGTAGTTTGTACTGGGTCAACTCTTGCAGAAGTAACAGTATCTTGTACACAAGTAACTTGTATCCTGTTGATTCTTAACCTAGGATCCAGCATCACACAACAACTGgtattaagcatttttttttttttaagcagcaacTGCTATTATTGAGACAATTAGACCTGTCTCTACTGTTCACCTCTATTGAGGCTGAATTATAAACCTTATCTGTTTCATGATAGAAAGTGAGATCCATCCTTTCAGGTGTTTTAGGAATTGGGAACCTTGTTCCTCTATAATCTAGGAAAACTATCTTCTTCTTGGATTTGTTAACTTTTCACTAATCTGGATCATCCATCATTTTTATACTTGGCCATGCTGTAGCAGTAACCAGAATCAGTAATATCAAGAGTAGCGAGATGCCCCACATAATTCTTAGTTGATTTGAGAGTTTTTCCAGGAGTTAGTTGTTCATCAGGTGGTTGGCTATTTACCACCTGTTTGATGTGAGAATGGTGtgccagttttcttttcctaaacttttaacagcaaaatagGAACTTAGTGAGATGGTATATGGCCCTTCCCACTTAGGTTCTAATCTGGATTTTTCATGAGAACACCTTAATTAAAACTTATCTCTGGGTTATATACCACATACCTGTATTTCCAGAGGTGTGGACTGATACAATTGAGCATGCTTTCTGTTACTTTCATATACCTGCAGAAAGGGTTTGACGTATTGGGTCAACCGTTCATCTCTGTCCAGTAGGCTGGTCTTAATTGGGTTGTAAGTTCCTGGTATAGCTCAGTGTCtcccaaaaataatttctgctggTGTTAGTGCTATGGGTTGTCATGGAGCATTCAGTACATCCCATAGAGCTAAGTTCAGTGCTTCTGGCCATTTTAAACCAGTGTGTGTACATATTTTTGCTCGTTTCTCTTTTAACATTCAGTTCGTTCTTTCATTGTCCCAAAGACTTATGGATTATGGGGATTATGCAGGTTTCTTTCTATTCCTAATGATTATGCAGTTGGTCAGTTATGTTGCTGTGAAATGACCACCTGTGTCTGACTTGATTCTGGAACCCCATACCTGGGTATAACTTCTAGCAAGGCTTTTATCTCCCATCCTGTATTTGCCTTTCTTGTTGGGAAGACCTCTACCCAGCCTGACAGCTGACTTACTATCACTAGCAAGCGCTTGTACCCATTGACAAGTATCATATCTGCATAATCTATTTGTAGCCTTTGAAAAGGGATGTAGGCCCATGGTCATCTCCCTAACTGAGCTTGGGGTCCTACTTGCAACTTTTGGCAGGTCGGGCAGCTGTTGGTTattctttctgcagcagtgtAAATTCCTGGTGCTGCCATACTTTTTGTACTTGATTAGCTACTGCCTCTGCTCCCCTGTGAGCTTTATTGTGAAACCACCTAGCCACAGTAATTACATAATTTTTCACAGAATTGGTTTTCCTCCAATTGTCCATATTCCATTGTAATTTTGTATTCTTCCCAATTTTCCCAttgttccttctcttctgctgaGCAGTCCTTTTCATATGTGTGGTTTTGGGTCTGAATTTGGCTGTTTGCTCTGGATTATCATTGCAATTGCAACGATATATTCTCTCAGAGGTTGTTGGGCTGCAGCCTTTGCAGCAGTGTCAGCTAGAGAGTTTCCTTTACTGATTTCTATAGTGTCCCTACTATAAGCTAGGCAGTGTATTACAGCGATTTCTTTAGGTAGTTGGATTTGTTCCAGCAAACTGctcatattttctttcctgattgTGAGGAGTCCTTGTTCTCTCTGTGACATCCCAGTTGCATGATGTAATCCAGAGACATATCAACAGTCAGTGTAGATGTTaacttgctttccttttcccaggTGGGCTGTACAAGACAAAGCTACCGGCTGTGCTACTTGTGCACTCACCTGTGTGGAAACCTGTTTACTTTCATCACTCATTTCTGCCTGACTACAGCACACCCAGTTAGTAGTTTCCCATGCAGGTAGTAGGATGAACTGTATACAGACAGAACTAGATCTGGGTTTTGCAGAGGAACACTGGTTAAAACTGGTTTGCAGTTCACTTGAAGTGTGCATCAGCTGCTCACATCGGTGATGTTCTTCTCCATCATCTGGCAAAGATAGGGTTGCTGGATTCAAAGTATTGCATCTTTTCAAGGCTACGTTCCCTGATTAGGAGGATCAGTTTGTATCTGTGTGCTCAATGTGGCAATAATGCTTGGATTGCATATTGTTTTATCAGTATTCCTACCTCCTGTGGACATAAAACTGTTACAAGGTGTCCCAGAATGAAGGGATGGCTTTTTTTCTActattgttgctgctgctgttggagatTTTATACAGGCTGgtgcccctgctgcagctgaatcTAGTTGAGCAGAGTAATATGCAACTGGTTGGTGGTGGTGTCCTAATTTTTGTGTTACCACTCTTCTGGCTGTCCTCTTGGACTCACGTATTTACACACTGAAAGGTTTTGTATAATTTGGGAGCCTGAGAGCAGGCACTGATGCCAAAGctccttttatgtttttaaaacctTGTTCTCTCTCTCAGCCCCATGCAATGGGTTCTGCCTCTTCATTCCTCATTGCCtctgtttttgttatttctccCAATCCAGGAATCCATGGTCTGCAAAATCCCACAGTTCCAAGGAATCCTCGTAATTGTTTCTTTGTTACTGTATGGGGGGTGAGTGGGTGGGTTCTGTTACAGCATTTACTCTTTCTAGGTCTCCTAGccattgcccttctctgaaaataaatcctaaatattttacttcctttcaaTACAGCTGGAATTTAGACAGAGATGCGTAGTGACCCTTTTCTGCTAAAGCAGTACGCAAATGTACAGTGTCTATTATACAGGCATTTTCGTCTCTACATGCTATCGCTAAATCATCTACATATTGTACGAGAGCTGATTCACTTGGCACTTCTACATCTTTTAAATTACTAATATCTGAGAGAAAACTGTAGGACATCTTGTGAACCCTTGGGGAAGGCGCATCCATGTCAGTTGTCCTTTCCATGTAAAGTCAAATAAGGGCCAACTACTTCCATAAAGTGGTATACTATAGGAAGCAGCAGTTAAATCAGTTATGGTAAAATATTTTGCCCAATGTGATATTTGCAAAGGTACTGTGGAAGGATCAGGTACGACTGGTTGAGGAGTCGCCACATGTTGATTGATTACCTGAAAATTTTGTACAAAACAGTTTTTTGGATCTCGGCCTTCACCCGACCTGTTCTTTTTTACAGGGAATATGGGAGCATTATATGGtgaaatacatacttttaaaatccATTGGGGCAGGTATTGGTTTATCTGCTTTTGTATGCTCTTCCTTGTCTTATTGGTGGAGCTCCTCCCTTTGTATTTATGACTACAGGTTGAGCTGAGATTAGCAATCCAACATCAGTGCCAGTTTTGCTCCATATCTTCATGGGCACAGATTTTAGCACTTCTGGTACTTTTATTTCAGGGTTTGGGCTTTTGGTAACAACACTCATTCCCATAATTTAGATCCATTCCTTCAGGTGATAAGTGTAATTCTACATATAGGGCTtgtaaaagatttcttcctaGCAAACGGGCCGAAGATTCTTCTGCTAATACAAGTCTTCCCCATACACTTTTGTTTCCTATTGTTATAGGGGCTTGGTTAAACTCTTTGCTCCTCTACCTGTGACCCTCTGTATTAGAACCTTATCTTCAGTTTCAGATCCTTTTGGGGTAAAACTTCAAAGAGAGAGCACAGCTACTCTGCCTACTAAAAGTTCAACTTCTTGGCCTTCTACTTTACCTGCTATAGGTGGTCTAATTGAGTTTCCCACATAGCAGAAATACCTAGTCCTTCTAATTCCGCAAGTGTTTCAGGTTTCCCCACCTCCTGTCATTGTGAGTTGTTATTTTCTTAGGCTAACTCTTCGTGTTGGAGTTGCCTTATCTAGTCAGATCTTGTAGTCGAAGGGGACATTCCCGCTGTACATGCCCTAAGTTCCCACAGTAATAACACTCTTTCCCTTCACTTCCCCCTATGCTTCTTCCTGTGTTTCCCGGCCTCAGCCCAAATCCTGGGCTTGGCCTTTGTCTTTCTGATCCTCTGCCTTTCACTTGCAAGTTTCTTGCTAAAGCAGCTGCCAGTAAATTTGcttcttgttcttttgctctttcACTTGCTCAGGTTTCTGTGTTTCCTCTCACCCATCATACACAAATACTACCACACTTAACTTTTCTGTAGTTTCCCCTTGCCAGCCTGGCATAtgttctttgaaatatttccatatCTTGGGGGCTGCTTGATCCATAAAAACACTGATTGCTAGTGTGTTGTTAAACTTCTGTGTGTTTATTCCCCCACACTTTAACGAAGTCTTGTCGAAGCTATCACTGGGGTGTTTGTCTAGGTGCTGTCTGCATTCTTGCACTTGTATAATTTACTCCTAACTTGCCACATGCCCTAATGGCTTCTGCTAAATTCTGGAGTGCCATTTGGCATGTAGTTCTATCTCCTGCATTATTATAATCCCAATTTGGATTACTTGCTGGCCAGGGATTTCTTTGTCCTCCAGCTTGTTGTGCTAGTTCTGCATccttattaattattttttctcattcatcTGGCTGGAACAGTTCTCTCAGAAGTATCTAGGTGTCCCCCCAATTTGAGTTATATCCAGTGCATTTATTAGAAAATAGTTTGGTGCATCTCGTGGCATCTTCCCTTAGTCTTGATATTTTGCTTCCCTATAATGCTAAATCACTGGGGTTCCAGGGCTCATTAGTAAACACGGGTAACACTGGGGGAGGGGGTTTGCCTCCACCCACCCCTCCTTGCTGTAATGTGTTGGTATTGGGCAAAATGTTAGAAATCATAGGAGAGAGTCTGGCAGCTGGTAGACGTAGGCGGTGAAGAGAGAGCAAGTGAGATACATTGTCCCACTCCATATGCCAACCAGACTCTTCTGGGGTGTTGGCATCCACTAATGCAAGTGTTACCTTTGACAGTGTCTCCCTCCTCCCATACCATCGGGCTGGATTTTCTGCTCCCAAGCCTGATGATCCCACACATAACAGCAATCCATTTGTGCTGGAGACCTGTCTCCAGGCAATACCACAAAAAGGCTAATTAATGCTGGTTAAAAAGTCCCCTGCGATGGCCACCATTGTGCTGGACTACCATCTCTTGTTGCAAATGGCCAATCTTCCTGACATAGTGTAACTATGTGCTTTTTGACAAGCTGGCTGTGCCGTTaatctttccagttttccagtaCCTTGGCTAAGGGTGCCCCCTCTATGCTgggtgtgtttgtgttttccattgttttcacTTACTAACAGGGACTCAAACCCACTTCTACGTGTGCGTTACACTGATTGCGCTGCACACCCGTAAGCAAGCTGTAGCAGGGGAGGGACTTGAACCCACCCTGATACTGAGAGGGACTTGAACCCACTACGGAATCTAAACGCTCATCCTTCAGTGCCTCCTGCTCCAAAGATCCTGGGTGAACTCACCCACGGCCAGCAGCTGGATGTTTGGAAAAGAGAGGATCCAATGATGGTGGTGGCCTAGGGTCCCATCTGGGTCACCAAACTGAAGTTTCTCTGCCCTAGGTATTCCATAGCAGAGGTGTGGGCTTAAAGTCTGATAAGGTAATTTGGGTGGTACAGTGGAAGAAACAGCTCAAGCTGGGTGCCTTTGAGCTGGGTGCCTTTGCAGAGGGACCCCAAGCAAAGAAATTCCTGGGTGGTTATACCTTTACAGTCTGAGTTTCCCACCCCTCATTTGACAGTTTGGACCAATAGTAAGTAGTATTAGGGTCTGGGGTCTTCTTCTTCATTGGGTCTCTTAATTGTCCTTGAGtcatctgggttttttcctcttatctCTGAGATGGTGGTTTCTGCTGGCACTTGTAGCTTCCTTATCTTCCATCTTGACCTGGCTCTTGAGGTCCTCTTTCATGGAAATAAGTTAAAAGTTCAACCTATCTGGGTGCAAGTTCATAGCCTGTGGCCTAAAGCTTTAGCAAATTTAGCTACCGATGCTAAGCAGTTAACTCTAGGCAGGTAATTTCATTCCAGTATTCTTTAACGTGGATACCTGTTTAGAAGAATTCTTAATTTCTAGTGATCTATTTTGCAGGAGTTTGACAAGAAATACAATCCCACTTGGCACTGCATCGTGGGAAGGAACTTTGGCAGCTACGTGACACATGAGACCAAGCACTTCATCTACTTCTACCTCGGCCAAGTCGCTATTCTTCTTTTCAAGTCTGGTTAGAACCACAGACCCTCACTGAAACCTGTATCCAGTTACAGGACTGTGCGCTGACTCCTCTGACTAGTTACTGCAGCCTTCCTGAGGACACAGACCTTGATCTTCAAGGGCGATGGCAGGGATTATGCTATAGCAGATGATGTTACATTGTggatataaaaaggaaaaataccaaaacagtctgccttgtatttttttttttccatgaggcTGCTACTTTGTTAGTAGGGCAGCTTTATAGCCACCTACCGTCTTGCCTTGTTACTGCTTGTGCTGCGTAGGTACTGACACTTCCTTCTGCTCCACATGCTCTTATTCTTCTGAGTCggtatttttgggtttttttccgttgggtgtggttttttttgtgtgtgtggaggttgttttttttagtgtttttttgtgtgtgtggtttttttcctattttttcgCTCTCGCCCCTcctgggctgccctgtgccaggcgCTGCCCGTGCCGCCGCTGCCGCCTCCCTGTGCGGGCCTGGCCGCGGGGGGGcgctgccgggggcggggccagCCCGGGCGCTCGGTGCTGCCCGACGGTGCCGCCGGGGGGCGGCTGCATCCGGGTCTCGGCAGCTGCTGTGGTCGGTGTGGCGGCGCCGTTATGGGGCAGCGGTGCTCGGCCTCCGCCGTGGCCGAGAGCCGTGTGCGGCGCGGCCGGCAGCGAAGGGTAGCAGCCGCTCTCCGCCtggcccggcccccccgccggcgAGGGTGAGCCCGAAGGAGGTAAGAGCCGGGGAGGGAGGGGCGAGGGCCCGGGCTCTTCCACGGGCCCGCCCGCTGCTGAGGCGGTTGCGGCGCGCGCGGGTCGGTTAAACTGACGCCGAGGGGGAGCGCGCGCCTGCCTCGCTGATCACGGTGAGGGGAGCGGCAGGGAGgtggcggcgggggccgggcgggcggcggggcctgcGGGCGGCAGCGCGgtgcgggcggcccggcccgggcggTACCGCGCCTCTGGCCCCGGGCGCGGGCTGTGCCGGGGCCTCCGAGCCAGCCGGCAGCGGTGCCCCACGGCCGCGGGTGCTGCCGGCGGGCGGCCGCGCCTGCAGCTCCGGGCTCCCCTCTGCTTCGCTCCCTGCAGGCAACCATGAGCGATCGGAAGGCGGTGATCAAGAATGCGGACATGTCCGAAGAGAGCCGTGGAGTGTGCCATTCACTCTCTGCAGGAAGGCAGTGTGGAGCATGACACTGCAGCTCACATAAAAGGATAAGTGTTTTGCTCACATTGTCGTCCCTACTGAATGCTATATGAACTtccaaaaccaagcagaaatGTTGGTGGGTAAGTAGTTCTAGAGAAGCAAGCTCTGTGGTCATTAGATAATCCAGTCAGGCTTCTTCTGTAGACTGCTGTCCTGTACCTCTCCAGTCCCCTCTTATGTGCTTTTGCAGTTCTTCCCCTTTTTCACAATTCATTCTATGTAAGTTCTTTGCTCTCTAAAACCAGCACTTGATTGTGTAGAATTGCTAGTGGCCTCTTCTGCAGGAGCTTGACAGGCTATATAatcctgcctggctctgcacTTGGGAAGGAATTTTTGCGGCTGTGTGACTCATGAGACCTGTCACTCCGTCCTCTTCTGCCTGGGTCCTGTTACTGTTCTTCTGGAGGGTGCTTAGAGCCATGAACTGTTGCTCAAACTCCCATCTTGTTACTCAGTTGTGTGGTAATGGCACGAAGCCTGGTGCCATCAGCCTTCCCGAGGAAGCAGACTTCAGTCTTCAAGGGCAGTGGCAGGGCGTTTGCTGGCATGGTTGATGTTTTTATTGTAGTTAGGggtaaaacagcagaaaaaaccaCACCCCAGAAATTGCCAAAGCCACCACCGCttccttgtatttattttctttccacagcCAGCTTCTTTGCTAATAAGTGTTGtgttctgtctttaaaaaatttatGGCTATCTGTCCTGTTTTTCTAGCATTGCTTGTGCTGTTTCATACTTCCCTGTAAATGTGGATGACTAACTTTCTAACaaagtttcttttctcaaaTCCAAAGCATCTAAACATGGTGGTAACCATCTTCATAATTTGGTCAGTAATTCTAAAAATCATAGACCTAAACAGGCAACAAGCAGGTGTTAAAATGAGGcctttcattatttaatttagGCTTCTCCTAAAATATTGTTAGCTCTGCCCTTTTGCACTCCGGCCCTACTTGTAAGAAACCAGGGAAGCGCTCCCGGCTTCCAGCTCTCATCCCTGAAATAATGGCAAAGAGATCAGCAGATGCGCTCAAGatatttcagtgttattttaagGATTCATTAAAATGCCTTTAGAATCTGTTGCCTTGTGGTTTTTTATTCCCTTATTGCTTTGAAGGAGAATTTTAAAGGTATCACGGAAACTGAGTTCCCTTTTTACTTTCACAGTTGTTTGCCCTGGATTGGTGGAAATACTGGTTCTTTACATCCTCTGAGGCCATTGTGTTCACAAGGTTATTCCCCTAGCACTGTCAACTTGTACCGGCTTAGGAACTGACAGTTCCACACCGCTGTTACTCTTCTGAGAcggttttttttgtttgggtgggctttggggttttttttttttcgggtGTATGTCGCTCTGGCCCCTCCTGCGTTGCTGGAGGTGCGGCCCCGCAGCCCGAGCCGCCGCGGCGAGCAGAGGCCGAGCCCTGCGCCGGCCGCTGCCGGTGGCCGCTCCGCGGGGCCCCGGTGCCGCTGCCGCCTCCGTGAGCGGGTCTGGCCGCGGGGGGGCGCTGCTGGGGGCGGGTGGGGCCCCGCAGCTCCCGGCGTGCTCTGCGGCGGCCCAGGACTACGCGTCCCGTCGTGCCCGCGGGCCCGCCCGGCGCCGGCTCCATCCGGGTCCCGGCTACTGCTGCGGGCGGCTCGGCGCCATTacggggcagcggcggccgagccggggccggggcggcgccGAGGAGCCGGTGGGTGCCTGGGTGGCGCCGACCACTCGGGCGGCAGGCagcgccgggccccgcggggcTCCGTGAGCAGCTCTTTCCCTCGTCGCCCGGAGCCCCCgcaggcccggcccggcctcccGCGGCCTTCTCCGGTTCGAGCAGAGCAGCGAGAAGATGTCGCCATGAAGGAGGCCGAGTCCGCGCTGCGCCGCCCCCGCCGGTCGCCCCCGCGGGCCATGAGCCTGGGCCCCCGCCGGCTCCGCCAGCGCCCGTCGTGCCCCCCCGCTCAGGGCCGCCCCTCGTCCGCCGGGGCGCCCGTTGATGCTGCAGAGCCCGCCCGGCGCGACCCCCGCCTCAGCCTCCGCCATGGACAAGAGCAGCCCCTGCGGCTCCGGTGCGCCTGGCTCCTCGGCCGGCAGCAAAGGGCAGCAGCCGCGATCCGCTTCGGCCGGGCCTGCCGCGGGGGAGTCTAAGCCCAAAGGCGGTAagagccggggcgggggcgggacCCCCGGGGGCTTCGGGCCGTTGGCGACCGCTCCCCGGGCCTGGCCTGGGGCCGTGGGCCCTGGTGGCCAAGCAgagcgcgccgccgccgggTGCTGGTGGCCCAGCTGGGCTTAGTGGGCTCCAATGCTGGGGCCTGGTCCTGCTTGCTGTTCCCATCCTCTCCCAGCTGTTCCCATCCTCTCCCGGCCTCGGCCACTGCTCCCTGAGCTGCGGTCACTGCTCCCCGCTTCCCTTAAGCCTTGATCTCCATTAGTACCGGCCTAATCAGCTTGAGAGCTAAAGCTCTGCTCCTACAGTAAGAGCATACATTTGCCAGTGCCTGTTAAAAGAGAACCCTGAGCTTTATCCCGAACTCAGGAACATACTTTTTTACATCTCCCTGAGAAGGCCTCGCTCCAACGCGCCGTATTCCCCTTGCTGGCTGTGTTTCGATAACCTGCTTTGGAGGAGCTCAGGGTTAGTTACGTATTGTTTGCTCATCCGGCATTTAAACCACAGAGTTACTTCTGTCACTGCAaacagctggtgctgctgaCATAGCAGTAGCAGTTCGTGTGGAGCCGTGGTGGCTCCTGTCAGCTGCCTTTTCAAGGTAAGACCTAAGCCGCCTCCAGTTCTCCAGACCTGTTTGGGAGCGAGTGATCCTGGCAgccttacaatttttttcctaaaacctAGAAATAGGGCAGTAGTGATTAAAATTAGTGTGTTTAGTCCCAGAAGTATGTGTGAGAGCATCAACAGGTTACTACAGCACCATCGCTGTACtaatttccttcctcctcagtgGTTTGTTTCAACTGTATGACTCCAGGTctctgagaaagcagcagtgtatTCCAGAGGGTTAACAAAATTAGTATCTTGAAGGTGTTGACTTTTGGGGGGCTTATAAATGCACTCAGATCCCAGGTAACCAGGTATTACCTGCTGTTCACCAGTATTAACTAATTTGCCACAGGATAGACTGAATTGGGTGACATGGGAGGTGGCTTACCCACGGCTCCCCAGGCTGTGGTGTGATTGTGCGATTATAGTGGAATTTTGACTTCAGGTTCAAACCTAGTAAAGTCTGTCTAGGAAGAATTCTTTAGGCAGTCATTTCTGGAAGAACTCCAAACTgatttgcaaagctgtttgcaTCAGCAGCAGGATTTGATGTGAGAGTCTTATTATCCCTAGCTACTGTTGTTAATTTTCAAtctcttatttcatttttcctcccctctaATGAAGGGACCAATGGAAGCAGGGGATATCACATGTTAGGTATGCAACAGGAGTTTTAGAAGAAGATCTTTGGCTTCTGATGGAATAACGAAGTATGTAAACTTCACTGCATGTATTGTGAGAGACAGCCTGCAAGGCTGATGGACACAAGGTTTTCGTGTTGCGGGGGACTGGTTTCTGTCCCTGTCTTGCCAAGAGATACCTTAATCCCTACATCTTCTTTTTCAGTGGTATGTGATGCTGTATGGAGGATTGTTCACAGAACACAAATACCCTTCAGTAAGGAGTGAAGATGGTCTGTCTTTGGCTGATATGCCTTCATGTAGAAGAAACAGTATCTGTAGTGAGAAAGGAAGTAAAAGGCCTGTTGTTCCAGCCCAGAATAAAAGCATTAAGTGATTTTTGTGGAATTCCACCTTTTACAGAC contains these protein-coding regions:
- the LOC130145491 gene encoding dynein light chain 1, cytoplasmic-like; this translates as MSDRKAVIKNADMSEEMQQDAVECATQALEKYNIEKDIAAHIKKEFDKKYNPTWHCIVGRNFGSYVTHETKHFIYFYLGQVAILLFKSG